A stretch of the Nitratireductor thuwali genome encodes the following:
- the pcsA gene encoding phosphatidylcholine synthase has product MKAKKVTAPQAKAFSVHLLTASGSFLAFLSLVAASEERWTAMFWWLGLALLVDGIDGPIARKLEVKDVLPTWSGDMLDNIIDYVTYVLIPAFALYQSGFMGEGLSFLSAAIIVVSSAIYYADTGIKTKENFFKGFPVVWNMVVFTLFVIGPGEYASFAVVVVSALLTFVPIHFLHPVRVVRLRPLNLSVFLAWCAFGGVALLQDMQVDPIVAVGIGVTGAYLYVIGGIMQWIPGLGKKET; this is encoded by the coding sequence ATGAAGGCAAAGAAGGTCACCGCGCCGCAGGCCAAGGCATTCTCGGTCCATCTGCTGACTGCTTCCGGCTCCTTCCTCGCTTTCCTGTCGCTTGTCGCGGCCAGCGAGGAGCGCTGGACGGCAATGTTCTGGTGGCTCGGGCTGGCACTGCTCGTCGACGGCATTGACGGGCCGATCGCGCGCAAGCTGGAGGTCAAGGACGTGCTGCCCACCTGGTCCGGCGACATGTTGGACAACATCATCGACTACGTGACCTATGTGCTGATCCCTGCCTTCGCGCTCTATCAGAGCGGGTTCATGGGGGAAGGCCTGTCGTTCCTGTCGGCGGCCATCATCGTGGTATCGAGCGCGATCTACTACGCGGACACGGGCATCAAGACAAAAGAGAACTTCTTCAAGGGATTCCCCGTCGTCTGGAACATGGTGGTGTTCACGCTCTTCGTCATCGGGCCGGGCGAATATGCCTCGTTTGCCGTCGTTGTCGTCTCGGCGCTGCTCACCTTCGTGCCGATACACTTCCTGCACCCGGTGCGGGTCGTGCGGCTGAGGCCGTTGAACCTGTCGGTCTTTCTGGCCTGGTGCGCCTTCGGCGGCGTGGCGCTGTTGCAGGACATGCAGGTGGACCCCATCGTCGCCGTGGGCATCGGCGTCACCGGCGCCTATCTCTATGTTATCGGCGGGATCATGCAGTGGATTCCCGGCCTTGGAAAAAAGGAGACTTGA
- a CDS encoding quinone oxidoreductase family protein, producing the protein MPKAIRVHETGGPEVMRLEDVTVPKPGKGEVLVEHKAIGLNFIDVYFRTGLYPAERPFTPGGEASGIVLEAGEGSGFAPGDRVAYCVSSGAYAERRVLPADRLVRMPDSVSFEQAAAIMLKGMTAWYLLRRTFPVKKGDTILYHAAAGGVGLLLGQWAKHLGATVIGTAGGPDKVELALKHGYDHVIDYKSADFVAEVREYTKGKMCDVVYDSVGKDTFPASLDCIRPLGLFVSFGQSSGPIPPFSINILSQKGSLFATRPTIFTYIADRGELETAARELFDVVATGAVEVVVNQTYKLADAAAAHTDLEGRRTTGASVLIP; encoded by the coding sequence TTGCCGAAAGCGATCCGAGTGCACGAGACGGGCGGGCCGGAGGTCATGCGGCTCGAGGACGTGACCGTACCTAAACCCGGAAAGGGTGAAGTTCTGGTCGAGCACAAGGCGATCGGGCTGAATTTCATCGACGTCTATTTCCGCACGGGGCTCTACCCGGCCGAGCGCCCCTTCACGCCCGGCGGCGAGGCCAGCGGCATCGTGCTGGAGGCGGGCGAAGGCAGCGGTTTTGCGCCCGGCGACCGCGTAGCCTATTGCGTCAGCAGTGGCGCCTATGCCGAACGGCGCGTGCTGCCGGCGGACCGGCTGGTGCGGATGCCCGACAGCGTGTCGTTCGAGCAGGCGGCGGCCATCATGCTCAAGGGCATGACCGCCTGGTACCTCTTGCGCCGCACCTTTCCGGTCAAGAAGGGCGACACCATCCTGTACCACGCGGCGGCAGGTGGGGTCGGTCTTCTCTTGGGGCAATGGGCCAAGCATCTCGGCGCGACGGTCATCGGCACGGCGGGCGGGCCAGACAAGGTCGAGCTCGCCCTGAAGCACGGCTACGATCACGTCATCGACTACAAGAGCGCGGATTTCGTCGCGGAGGTGCGCGAATACACCAAGGGCAAGATGTGCGACGTTGTCTATGATTCGGTGGGCAAGGACACGTTTCCGGCCTCGCTGGACTGCATCCGTCCGCTCGGCCTGTTCGTGAGCTTCGGGCAGTCTTCCGGCCCGATCCCGCCTTTCAGCATCAACATATTATCGCAGAAGGGCTCGCTGTTCGCCACCCGCCCCACGATTTTCACCTACATCGCCGACCGCGGCGAACTTGAAACGGCGGCGCGGGAGTTGTTCGACGTCGTCGCAACGGGGGCGGTCGAGGTGGTGGTCAACCAGACCTATAAGCTGGCAGACGCCGCTGCTGCCCATACGGATCTCGAAGGCCGCAGGACAACGGGAGCGAGCGTGCTCATTCCGTAA
- a CDS encoding UbiH/UbiF family hydroxylase, which translates to MRRGQDKSIIVAGTGPVGLTAALALAQTGRQVVLVGPRPRAEDRRTSALMRPALEYLERLGVLQALEEVSAPLAVMRVVDATSRLVRSGTVTFRASEIDAPYFGLNIPNVHLNEALAEKVKNHGLVEWHETTVERWHAGADHIDARLADGSDILAPLAVAADGRNSPARQAVGMTARTKKLPQSALVLNFGHARHHADTSTEFHAENGPCTQVPLPGGFRSSLVWVTSPAEAEALSALDDASLSAKLEERLQSVLGKVSVEPGRQLYPLTAMTPARFAAHRVMLVGEAAHVFPPITAQGLNLGMRDIADLVEVVSAHGSDPGSTMALALYEARRRPDIVARSAAVNMLNASLLSSLLPAQLARSGTLGALRSFAPLRGFFMREGMSPGSGFRALLPGALRRP; encoded by the coding sequence ATGCGGCGCGGGCAAGACAAATCGATCATCGTGGCCGGAACGGGCCCCGTCGGCCTGACCGCCGCCCTCGCCCTGGCGCAGACCGGACGCCAGGTCGTGCTGGTGGGCCCCCGCCCCCGCGCCGAGGACCGCCGCACCTCGGCTCTCATGCGCCCGGCCCTGGAATATCTTGAAAGGCTCGGCGTGCTGCAGGCGCTGGAAGAGGTTTCGGCGCCGTTGGCCGTCATGCGCGTGGTCGACGCCACCAGCCGCCTGGTGCGCAGCGGCACGGTGACCTTCCGCGCATCGGAGATCGATGCGCCTTATTTTGGGTTGAACATACCCAACGTTCACCTGAACGAAGCCCTGGCGGAAAAGGTGAAAAACCATGGCCTGGTGGAATGGCATGAAACCACCGTCGAGCGCTGGCACGCCGGTGCCGACCACATCGATGCCCGGCTGGCCGACGGATCGGATATCCTGGCGCCGCTCGCCGTCGCCGCCGACGGCCGCAATTCGCCGGCCCGCCAGGCCGTCGGCATGACGGCCCGTACGAAAAAGCTGCCCCAGTCGGCGCTGGTGCTCAATTTCGGCCATGCCCGCCATCACGCCGATACCTCGACCGAGTTTCACGCGGAGAACGGGCCCTGCACGCAAGTGCCGTTGCCTGGCGGTTTTCGCTCGAGCCTCGTCTGGGTGACCAGCCCCGCCGAGGCCGAAGCGCTGTCGGCGCTCGACGATGCATCCCTGTCGGCGAAGCTGGAAGAGCGCCTGCAATCGGTGCTGGGAAAGGTTTCCGTCGAGCCCGGCCGCCAACTGTACCCCCTCACCGCCATGACGCCGGCGCGGTTTGCGGCCCATCGGGTGATGCTCGTGGGCGAGGCCGCTCACGTGTTTCCGCCGATCACCGCCCAAGGGCTCAATCTCGGCATGCGGGACATCGCCGATCTGGTGGAGGTGGTGAGCGCACACGGATCCGACCCCGGCTCCACGATGGCGCTGGCGCTGTACGAAGCGCGCCGCCGGCCGGACATCGTGGCGCGCAGCGCGGCGGTCAACATGCTCAATGCATCGCTCTTGTCGTCGCTGCTGCCGGCCCAGCTTGCCCGCAGCGGCACGCTGGGCGCCCTGCGCAGTTTCGCCCCGCTGCGCGGCTTCTTCATGCGCGAGGGCATGAGCCCGGGCAGCGGCTTCCGCGCCCTTCTGCCGGGCGCGCTCCGCCGGCCGTGA
- a CDS encoding AEC family transporter → MGDVVGLVLPFFGLIFIGFVAARITRQPAEALGWMNTFVIYVALPALFFQLVARTPVERLTEWRYIAGVVFSTYLVFCLMFAVSMAVSRGKVAESTIKSLAASYGNIGYMGPGLVLLAFGPEAAVPVALIFSFENVAHFAVAPMMMAIAGGRRGDAGRLALEVARKIILHPFILATAAGVLAAFLRFEPPEAVGKLLEYLSGAAAPCALFAMGVTLALRPMRRMPRELGLIALLKLCFHPALCFVVLSLVGDFPDVWVYTAVLMAALPTATNVFVLAQQYDVWVQRASASVLVTTALSVVTVTALLYAIVNGYVPPDLFP, encoded by the coding sequence TTGGGCGATGTCGTCGGCCTGGTGCTGCCGTTCTTCGGCCTGATCTTTATCGGGTTCGTCGCAGCCAGAATTACGCGGCAGCCGGCCGAAGCGCTGGGCTGGATGAATACGTTCGTCATCTATGTGGCGTTGCCTGCGCTGTTTTTCCAGCTCGTTGCACGGACGCCGGTGGAGCGGTTGACGGAGTGGCGGTATATAGCCGGCGTCGTCTTTTCCACATACCTCGTCTTCTGCCTCATGTTTGCCGTTTCGATGGCGGTCTCGCGCGGCAAGGTCGCCGAGAGCACGATCAAGAGCCTGGCCGCGTCCTACGGAAATATCGGCTATATGGGGCCGGGCCTGGTGTTGCTGGCGTTCGGCCCCGAGGCGGCGGTGCCGGTGGCGCTGATATTCTCCTTCGAGAACGTCGCTCATTTCGCGGTCGCGCCGATGATGATGGCGATCGCCGGAGGCCGCAGGGGCGATGCCGGCCGCCTCGCCTTGGAGGTCGCGCGGAAGATCATCCTTCATCCCTTCATCCTGGCGACGGCGGCGGGCGTTCTGGCTGCCTTCCTGCGGTTCGAGCCGCCGGAGGCGGTGGGCAAGCTGCTGGAGTATTTGTCGGGGGCGGCCGCGCCGTGCGCGCTCTTTGCCATGGGCGTGACGCTGGCGCTGCGCCCCATGCGGCGGATGCCGCGCGAACTGGGGCTGATCGCCCTGCTGAAGCTGTGCTTTCACCCGGCGCTCTGCTTCGTGGTGCTGAGCCTCGTCGGCGATTTTCCGGATGTCTGGGTCTATACGGCCGTGCTCATGGCAGCCTTGCCGACGGCCACCAATGTCTTCGTGCTCGCCCAGCAATACGATGTGTGGGTGCAGCGCGCATCGGCCAGCGTGCTTGTGACCACGGCGCTCTCGGTCGTCACGGTCACCGCGCTGCTCTATGCTATCGTCAACGGCTATGTGCCGCCGGATCTGTTTCCGTGA
- the hspQ gene encoding heat shock protein HspQ: MQNIKTAKFSIGQVVRHRMFPFRGVIFDVDPEFDNTEEWYEAIPAEVRPRKDQPFYHLLAENEETEYVAYVSEQNLLEDDSGVPVRHPQLFELFVETSDGRYEPRIRHNH; the protein is encoded by the coding sequence ATGCAGAACATAAAGACCGCAAAATTTTCGATAGGCCAAGTGGTCCGCCACCGGATGTTCCCCTTCCGCGGCGTTATTTTCGACGTCGACCCGGAATTCGACAACACCGAGGAATGGTACGAAGCCATTCCGGCCGAGGTCCGGCCGCGCAAGGACCAGCCCTTCTATCATCTGCTCGCGGAAAACGAGGAGACGGAATACGTCGCCTATGTTTCCGAGCAGAACCTGCTGGAGGACGATTCGGGCGTGCCGGTCCGCCATCCTCAACTGTTCGAGCTGTTCGTCGAGACCTCCGACGGACGCTACGAGCCGCGCATCCGCCACAATCATTAG